In Methanocella paludicola SANAE, the sequence TGAGATTCGTTTTTTCACCCCGTACAGTATACAATAATAAAAATTAAAAACAGAATGGCTACATATAGTGCGCCAATACGCTATTTTAGATATTTTCGATAAATTGCCCGGTTAACTGTAAATGGGAAAGCCGTATCATTTTTTATTGAGCCCGGTGAACGTACGCTGGTGCTCTTCCTCCTGCATCAGGATCTCTATGAAGATGTGCGCCGTGGTCAGGTCCCCTTCCTTTTCGGCCAGTGGTATGATCTCTTTGTACATCTTAATGGCCTCGTCCTCGGCCTTGATGTCGTTCTCGAGCATCTCCTTCAGGCTCGTGCCGACGCTGATGGGGTCGGGCTTCGTCGTCGGGATGCCGCCCAGGTAGAACAGCCGCTCGGCGATCTTCTCGGCGTGCTTCATCTCCACTATGCCGATCTTCTTGAGCTCGTCGTGGACGGCGTAGCCATGCACTCCCACCCACTGCGCATGCTGCCACACGTACTGGATGGAAACCTGCAGTTCCCGGGCTATGGCCCGGTTCATCATGTCCATTAGCTTTTTAGATGCCATCGTTCGTTCCCTCTTCCTTATCTATCGAAAGAACGAAAGCCGCATTTAAAAGGCTATGGAGCGTTTTTTATGTCTATTTTATGTGAATAAAAAGAAAACGTTTTTATTGAGTATTAGTATCCTGTACCGGCCTCTACGCCTTTTGCTTTGACTTCAGGTCGCCAAGATAGTCGTACAGGAACGCGGCGATGAGCGCTCCGAGGATGGGGCCGATGATGTATATCGGGAACTGCCACC encodes:
- a CDS encoding ferritin-like domain-containing protein yields the protein MASKKLMDMMNRAIARELQVSIQYVWQHAQWVGVHGYAVHDELKKIGIVEMKHAEKIAERLFYLGGIPTTKPDPISVGTSLKEMLENDIKAEDEAIKMYKEIIPLAEKEGDLTTAHIFIEILMQEEEHQRTFTGLNKK